Proteins from one Gossypium raimondii isolate GPD5lz chromosome 8, ASM2569854v1, whole genome shotgun sequence genomic window:
- the LOC105793537 gene encoding protein SOB FIVE-LIKE 3, whose protein sequence is MDPYKQFVSPEECSSSESGWTSYLASPMEDDFECSEENYNSNHNIRDDVHDGEGNSDDSMVSDASSAPSHHQHNKQKDGEGSSHGKYNSSKHSSRREAKREMKKGSENSGKSKKGLSGQAKSRK, encoded by the coding sequence ATGGACCCTTACAAACAGTTTGTCAGCCCTGAAGAATGTAGCAGCAGTGAATCAGGGTGGACAAGCTACTTGGCTTCTCCTATGGAAGATGATTTCGAGTGCAGTGAAGAGAATTATAACAGCAATCACAATATCAGAGATGATGTCCATGATGGTGAGGGGAATAGTGATGATTCGATGGTCTCTGATGCCTCTTCAGCCCCAAGTCATCATCAGCATAATAAACAAAAGGATGGTGAAGGTAGTAGTCATGGCAAGTATAATTCTAGCAAGCATTCTTCACGCAGGGAGGCAAagagagaaatgaaaaagggtTCTGAAAACAGTGGTAAATCCAAAAAAGGACTCAGTGGTCAAGCCAAGTCTCGCAAGTAG